Proteins encoded by one window of Arabidopsis thaliana chromosome 2, partial sequence:
- the 5PTase14 gene encoding endonuclease/exonuclease/phosphatase family protein, which yields MDSVIIEPDEREALASLVPAHPLPPRKTHSYVEQCEQKPHHPIRKYSLDEGSRSVTSDSEAVYFDSSDGEFSTEGVAIVDGRTSGERGNGEECGFVTPPSKPASQGGGNDGGREDDIESLPEFIGAGGGLDVFKVPVRAAVNPGRPPCLELRPHPLRETQTGKFLRNIACTESQLWAGQENGVRFWNLEEAYEVGCGLGGQVRRGDEDTAPFHESVPTSPALCLLVDHGNRLVWTGHKDGKIRAWKMNQPNTTTADDSKPFKERLSWQAHRGPVNYIVISSYGDMWSCSDGGVIKIWTLDSLEKSLVLKLEEKHMAALLVERSGIDLRSQVTVNGTCSISSSDVKFLLVDTVKAKVWAVQHLSFSLWDAQNKELLKVFNIDGQVENRVDMPPTQGQQVEDTKAKFFSAPKKEKSQGFLQRSRHAIMGAAGAVRRAATRSAGAFAEDTRKVEAIAIAADGSIWTGSMNGVIAQWDGNGSRLREVNHHQQAVLCFCTFGDRIYVGYSSGYIQVLDLGGKLIASWVSHNEPVIKLAAGGGFIFSLATHGGVRGWYVTSPGPLDSLIRTELSQKEMAYARQDSVKILIGTWNVGEGRASRGALVSWLGSAVSDVGIVAIGLQEVDMGAGFLAMSTAKETVGVEGSAVGQWWLDAIGNALDERNTFERMGSRQLAGLLISLWVRKSIRTHVGDLDVAAVPCGFGRAIGNKGGVGLRIRVYDRIMCFVNCHLAAHLEAVTRRNADFNHIYRSMVFSKGQSVYTAAAAGASTSAQALKNNPNTNNSTEEEKSHLASADLVAFFGDFNYRLFGITYDEARDFISHRSFDWLREKDQLRQEMNEGKVFQGMREALITFPPTYKFEKNKPGLGGYDSGEKKRIPAWCDRVIYRDNQSISYTECSLKCPVVSSTIM from the exons ATGGATTCGGTAATTATTGAACCAGATGAGCGGGAGGCGTTGGCATCGCTTGTCCCTGCTCATCCTCTTCCTCCCCGTAAGACACATTCCTATGTCGAGCAATGCGAACAGAAGCCGCACCATCCAATCCGCAAATATAGCCTTGATGAGGGCTCTAGATCCGTGACATCGGATTCTGAAGCTGTTTATTTTGATTCCTCTGATGGTGAGTTCTCTACCGAAGGAGTAGCCATCGTCGATGGAAGAACCAGTGGTGAAAGAGGCAACGGGGAGGAATGTGGTTTTGTCACGCCTCCATCGAAACCAGCATCACAGGGCGGTGGAAATGACGGCGGCAGGGAGGATGATATCGAGTCCCTTCCAGAATTCATTGGCGCAGGAGGTGGCCTTGACGTATTCAAGGTGCCGGTGCGTGCCGCGGTGAATCCCGGACGGCCTCCATGTCTCGAGCTCCGACCGCATCCATTAAGAGAGACACAGACGGGAAAGTTTCTGAGAAACATTGCTTGCACAGAAAGTCAGCTATGGGCGGGACAAGAGAACGGCGTGAGGTTCTGGAACTTGGAGGAAGCATACGAGGTCGGTTGTGGCCTTGGCGGGCAGGTACGGCGAGGGGATGAGGATACAGCCCCGTTTCATGAATCTGTTCCGACCTCGCCTGCCTTATGTTTATTGGTTGACCACGGCAATAGGCTTGTGTGGACCGGCCACAAGGATGGCAAAATTAGGGCCTGGAAAATGAATCAGCCCAATACGACTACTGCAGATGATTCAAAGCCTTTCAAGGAACGACTCTCATGGCAAGCTCATCGTGGTCCTGTGAATTATATTGTCATAAGCTCATATG GTGATATGTGGTCATGTTCTGATGGCGGTGTGATAAAGATATGGACTTTGGATTCTTTAGAGAAGTCTCTTGTGCTAAAACTGGAGGAGAAGCATATGGCCGCATTGTTAGTTGAGAGGTCTGGCATTGACCTGAGGAGCCAAGTTACTGTCAATGGTACATGCAGCATTTCTTCGTCAGATGTCAAGTTTTTGTTAGTTGATACAGTAAAAGCTAAAGTTTGGGCTGTGCAACACCTCTCATTCTCACTTTG GGATGCTCAAAATAAAGAGCTTCTGAaagtttttaatattgatGGCCAAGTCGAAAATCGAGTGGACATGCCACCAACACAAGGTCAACAAGTTGAAGACACGAAAGCGAAGTTCTTCTCCGcaccaaaaaaggaaaaatcacAGGGCTTTCTGCAAAGATCGCGCCATGCCATTATGGGAGCTGCAGGAGCTGTTCGTCGAGCTGCCACTAGAAGTGCAGGAGCTTTTGCAGAAGACACTAGGAAAGTAGAAGCTATTGCGATAGCGGCAGATGGATCAATTTGGACTGGAAGCATGAATGGTGTAATTGCTCAGTGGGACGGAAATGGAAGCCGCTTGCGGGAGgtgaatcatcatcagcagGCTGTTCTGTGCTTTTGCACTTTTGGTGATCGAATATATGTGGGTTATTCAAGTGGTTACATTCAGGTCTTGGATCTTGGTGGAAAGCTAATTGCAAGCTGGGTTTCACACAATGAACCTGTGATAAAGCTAGCAGCAGGTGGTGGTTTCATTTTTAGCTTAGCCACTCATGGTGGTGTAAGAGGATGGTATGTGACATCCCCAGGACCTCTTGACAGCTTAATCCGAACAGAATTGTCTCAAAAGGAAATGGCATATGCCCGACAAGACAGTGTTAAAATCTTGATTGGTACCTGGAATGTTGGTGAAGGACGGGCTTCACGCGGAGCGCTTGTGTCTTGGCTGGGTTCTGCTGTTTCAGATGTTGGCATTGTCGCTATTGGCTTGCAAGAGGTGGATATGGGGGCTGGTTTCCTAGCCATGTCCACTGCTAAGGAAACG GTAGGGGTTGAAGGAAGTGCCGTGGGGCAATGGTGGCTTGATGCAATTGGAAATGCACTGGATGAGAGAAATACTTTCGAACGTATGGGTTCAAGGCAGTTGGCTGGACTGCTAATATCTCTTTG GGTGAGGAAGAGTATTAGGACACATGTCGGAGATCTTGATGTCGCAGCAGTTCCATGTGGATTTGGCCGCGCCATAGGGAACAAG GGAGGTGTGGGTTTGAGAATCAGAGTTTATGACCGGATTATGTGCTTTGTGAACTGTCACTTGGCTGCTCACTTGGAGGCAGTTACTCGGAGAAACGCGGATTTTAATCACATATATCGGTCAATGGTCTTCTCCAAAGGACAAAGTGTATATACTGCTGCAGCTG CTGGTGCTTCAACATCTGCTCAAGCGCTAAAGAATAACCCT AATACAAACAACAGCACTGAAGAGGAGAAGTCTCATTTAGCATCAGCAGATCTGGTTGCATTTTTCGGTGACTTCAATTACAGGTTGTTTGGTATTACCTATGATGAAGCGAGGGACTTCATCTCGCACCGATCTTTTGATTGGCTCAGAGAGAAAGACCAACTTAGGCAAGAGATGAATGAGGGAAAAGTGTTCCAAGGAATGCGTGAGGCATTAATCACCTTCCCGCCGACctacaaatttgaaaagaataaacCAGGTCTTGGAG GGTATGATTCAGGGGAGAAAAAGCGAATACCCGCTTGGTGTGACAGAGTTATATATAGAGACAACCAATCAATCTCATATACGGAGTGCAGTTTAAAGTGCCCTGTAGTTTCGTCGACTATAATGTAA
- the 5PTase14 gene encoding endonuclease/exonuclease/phosphatase family protein (endonuclease/exonuclease/phosphatase family protein; FUNCTIONS IN: inositol or phosphatidylinositol phosphatase activity; EXPRESSED IN: 21 plant structures; EXPRESSED DURING: 13 growth stages; CONTAINS InterPro DOMAIN/s: Inositol polyphosphate related phosphatase (InterPro:IPR000300), WD40 repeat (InterPro:IPR001680), WD40/YVTN repeat-like-containing domain (InterPro:IPR015943), Endonuclease/exonuclease/phosphatase (InterPro:IPR005135), Quinoprotein amine dehydrogenase, beta chain-like (InterPro:IPR011044); BEST Arabidopsis thaliana protein match is: Endonuclease/exonuclease/phosphatase family protein (TAIR:AT1G05630.2); Has 2284 Blast hits to 2227 proteins in 249 species: Archae - 0; Bacteria - 34; Metazoa - 850; Fungi - 543; Plants - 566; Viruses - 0; Other Eukaryotes - 291 (source: NCBI BLink).) has product MDSVIIEPDEREALASLVPAHPLPPRKTHSYVEQCEQKPHHPIRKYSLDEGSRSVTSDSEAVYFDSSDGEFSTEGVAIVDGRTSGERGNGEECGFVTPPSKPASQGGGNDGGREDDIESLPEFIGAGGGLDVFKVPVRAAVNPGRPPCLELRPHPLRETQTGKFLRNIACTESQLWAGQENGVRFWNLEEAYEVGCGLGGQVRRGDEDTAPFHESVPTSPALCLLVDHGNRLVWTGHKDGKIRAWKMNQPNTTTADDSKPFKERLSWQAHRGPVNYIVISSYGDMWSCSDGGVIKIWTLDSLEKSLVLKLEEKHMAALLVERSGIDLRSQVTVNGTCSISSSDVKFLLVDTVKAKVWAVQHLSFSLWDAQNKELLKVFNIDGQVENRVDMPPTQGQQVEDTKAKFFSAPKKEKSQGFLQRSRHAIMGAAGAVRRAATRSAGAFAEDTRKVEAIAIAADGSIWTGSMNGVIAQWDGNGSRLREVNHHQQAVLCFCTFGDRIYVGYSSGYIQVLDLGGKLIASWVSHNEPVIKLAAGGGFIFSLATHGGVRGWYVTSPGPLDSLIRTELSQKEMAYARQDSVKILIGTWNVGEGRASRGALVSWLGSAVSDVGIVAIGLQEVDMGAGFLAMSTAKETVGVEGSAVGQWWLDAIGNALDERNTFERMGSRQLAGLLISLWVRKSIRTHVGDLDVAAVPCGFGRAIGNKGGVGLRIRVYDRIMCFVNCHLAAHLEAVTRRNADFNHIYRSMVFSKGQSVYTAAAAGASTSAQALKNNPNTNNSTEEEKSHLASADLVAFFGDFNYRLFGITYDEARDFISHRSFDWLREKDQLRQEMNEGKVFQGMREALITFPPTYKFEKNKPGLGGYDSGEKKRIPAWCDRVIYRDNQSISYTECSLKCPVVSSTIMYEACMDVTESDHKPVRCKLHANIAHTDKSVRRQELGKIVKSNEKLRAMFEELKSVPETSVSTNNILLHSQDTFIFTIRNTSNSSRAIFNIVCKGQTLVREDGEEPDNHSRGTFGLPRWLEVSPGAGIIKPDASLQVKVHHEDSHNSEEFIDGIQQNSLSEESSDKEVTLIIIVQGSCSTRTISHSIKVRHCSSAAKSLSLVHSKTTTMTKNLEGSTRYQTDANRGGSTRHRTDDSTRRG; this is encoded by the exons ATGGATTCGGTAATTATTGAACCAGATGAGCGGGAGGCGTTGGCATCGCTTGTCCCTGCTCATCCTCTTCCTCCCCGTAAGACACATTCCTATGTCGAGCAATGCGAACAGAAGCCGCACCATCCAATCCGCAAATATAGCCTTGATGAGGGCTCTAGATCCGTGACATCGGATTCTGAAGCTGTTTATTTTGATTCCTCTGATGGTGAGTTCTCTACCGAAGGAGTAGCCATCGTCGATGGAAGAACCAGTGGTGAAAGAGGCAACGGGGAGGAATGTGGTTTTGTCACGCCTCCATCGAAACCAGCATCACAGGGCGGTGGAAATGACGGCGGCAGGGAGGATGATATCGAGTCCCTTCCAGAATTCATTGGCGCAGGAGGTGGCCTTGACGTATTCAAGGTGCCGGTGCGTGCCGCGGTGAATCCCGGACGGCCTCCATGTCTCGAGCTCCGACCGCATCCATTAAGAGAGACACAGACGGGAAAGTTTCTGAGAAACATTGCTTGCACAGAAAGTCAGCTATGGGCGGGACAAGAGAACGGCGTGAGGTTCTGGAACTTGGAGGAAGCATACGAGGTCGGTTGTGGCCTTGGCGGGCAGGTACGGCGAGGGGATGAGGATACAGCCCCGTTTCATGAATCTGTTCCGACCTCGCCTGCCTTATGTTTATTGGTTGACCACGGCAATAGGCTTGTGTGGACCGGCCACAAGGATGGCAAAATTAGGGCCTGGAAAATGAATCAGCCCAATACGACTACTGCAGATGATTCAAAGCCTTTCAAGGAACGACTCTCATGGCAAGCTCATCGTGGTCCTGTGAATTATATTGTCATAAGCTCATATG GTGATATGTGGTCATGTTCTGATGGCGGTGTGATAAAGATATGGACTTTGGATTCTTTAGAGAAGTCTCTTGTGCTAAAACTGGAGGAGAAGCATATGGCCGCATTGTTAGTTGAGAGGTCTGGCATTGACCTGAGGAGCCAAGTTACTGTCAATGGTACATGCAGCATTTCTTCGTCAGATGTCAAGTTTTTGTTAGTTGATACAGTAAAAGCTAAAGTTTGGGCTGTGCAACACCTCTCATTCTCACTTTG GGATGCTCAAAATAAAGAGCTTCTGAaagtttttaatattgatGGCCAAGTCGAAAATCGAGTGGACATGCCACCAACACAAGGTCAACAAGTTGAAGACACGAAAGCGAAGTTCTTCTCCGcaccaaaaaaggaaaaatcacAGGGCTTTCTGCAAAGATCGCGCCATGCCATTATGGGAGCTGCAGGAGCTGTTCGTCGAGCTGCCACTAGAAGTGCAGGAGCTTTTGCAGAAGACACTAGGAAAGTAGAAGCTATTGCGATAGCGGCAGATGGATCAATTTGGACTGGAAGCATGAATGGTGTAATTGCTCAGTGGGACGGAAATGGAAGCCGCTTGCGGGAGgtgaatcatcatcagcagGCTGTTCTGTGCTTTTGCACTTTTGGTGATCGAATATATGTGGGTTATTCAAGTGGTTACATTCAGGTCTTGGATCTTGGTGGAAAGCTAATTGCAAGCTGGGTTTCACACAATGAACCTGTGATAAAGCTAGCAGCAGGTGGTGGTTTCATTTTTAGCTTAGCCACTCATGGTGGTGTAAGAGGATGGTATGTGACATCCCCAGGACCTCTTGACAGCTTAATCCGAACAGAATTGTCTCAAAAGGAAATGGCATATGCCCGACAAGACAGTGTTAAAATCTTGATTGGTACCTGGAATGTTGGTGAAGGACGGGCTTCACGCGGAGCGCTTGTGTCTTGGCTGGGTTCTGCTGTTTCAGATGTTGGCATTGTCGCTATTGGCTTGCAAGAGGTGGATATGGGGGCTGGTTTCCTAGCCATGTCCACTGCTAAGGAAACG GTAGGGGTTGAAGGAAGTGCCGTGGGGCAATGGTGGCTTGATGCAATTGGAAATGCACTGGATGAGAGAAATACTTTCGAACGTATGGGTTCAAGGCAGTTGGCTGGACTGCTAATATCTCTTTG GGTGAGGAAGAGTATTAGGACACATGTCGGAGATCTTGATGTCGCAGCAGTTCCATGTGGATTTGGCCGCGCCATAGGGAACAAG GGAGGTGTGGGTTTGAGAATCAGAGTTTATGACCGGATTATGTGCTTTGTGAACTGTCACTTGGCTGCTCACTTGGAGGCAGTTACTCGGAGAAACGCGGATTTTAATCACATATATCGGTCAATGGTCTTCTCCAAAGGACAAAGTGTATATACTGCTGCAGCTG CTGGTGCTTCAACATCTGCTCAAGCGCTAAAGAATAACCCT AATACAAACAACAGCACTGAAGAGGAGAAGTCTCATTTAGCATCAGCAGATCTGGTTGCATTTTTCGGTGACTTCAATTACAGGTTGTTTGGTATTACCTATGATGAAGCGAGGGACTTCATCTCGCACCGATCTTTTGATTGGCTCAGAGAGAAAGACCAACTTAGGCAAGAGATGAATGAGGGAAAAGTGTTCCAAGGAATGCGTGAGGCATTAATCACCTTCCCGCCGACctacaaatttgaaaagaataaacCAGGTCTTGGAG GGTATGATTCAGGGGAGAAAAAGCGAATACCCGCTTGGTGTGACAGAGTTATATATAGAGACAACCAATCAATCTCATATACGGAGTGCAGTTTAAAGTGCCCTGTAGTTTCGTCGACTATAAT GTATGAAGCTTGCATGGATGTGACTGAGAGCGATCACAAACCCGTGCGGTGCAAACTTCATGCTAACATAGCTCACACCGATAAATCTGTGCGAAGACAGGAGCTAGGGAAAATAGTCAAGTCGAATGAGAAACTCAGAGCCATGTTCGAGGAACTAAAATCAGTTCCAGAAACATCAGTGAGCACCAACAACATTCTTCTCCATAGTCAGGACACGTTCATCTTTACAATCAGAAACACTTCAAACTCGAGTAGAGCCATCTTCAACATCGTCTGTAAGGGTCAAACTCTCGTTAGAGAGGATGGAGAGGAACCTGATAATCATTCAAGAGGCACATTTGGTCTCCCTCGCTGGCTTGAG GTTTCTCCAGGAGCTGGGATTATAAAACCAGATGCTTCACTGCAGGTGAAGGTTCATCATGAAGACTCCCACAACTCGGAGGAGTTCATTGATGGCATCCAACAAAACTCATTGTCTGAAGAAAGTTCTGACAAAGAAGTGACCCTGATCATAATCGTTCAGGGAAGCTGCTCGACCAGAACAATAAGCCACTCTATCAAAGTCCGGCACTGCTCCTCCGCAGCCAAATCCCTTAGTCTTGTTCATTCTAAAACAACCACCATGACTAAGAATCTAGAGGGTTCCACTCGTTACCAGACAGATGCTAACCGCGGTGGAAGCACCAGACACAGAACCGATGACTCCACCAGACGtggttga
- the 5PTase14 gene encoding endonuclease/exonuclease/phosphatase family protein (endonuclease/exonuclease/phosphatase family protein; FUNCTIONS IN: inositol or phosphatidylinositol phosphatase activity; EXPRESSED IN: 21 plant structures; EXPRESSED DURING: 13 growth stages; CONTAINS InterPro DOMAIN/s: Inositol polyphosphate related phosphatase (InterPro:IPR000300), WD40/YVTN repeat-like-containing domain (InterPro:IPR015943), WD40 repeat (InterPro:IPR001680), Endonuclease/exonuclease/phosphatase (InterPro:IPR005135), Quinoprotein amine dehydrogenase, beta chain-like (InterPro:IPR011044); BEST Arabidopsis thaliana protein match is: Endonuclease/exonuclease/phosphatase family protein (TAIR:AT1G05630.2).), whose amino-acid sequence MDSVIIEPDEREALASLVPAHPLPPRKTHSYVEQCEQKPHHPIRKYSLDEGSRSVTSDSEAVYFDSSDGEFSTEGVAIVDGRTSGERGNGEECGFVTPPSKPASQGGGNDGGREDDIESLPEFIGAGGGLDVFKVPVRAAVNPGRPPCLELRPHPLRETQTGKFLRNIACTESQLWAGQENGVRFWNLEEAYEVGCGLGGQVRRGDEDTAPFHESVPTSPALCLLVDHGNRLVWTGHKDGKIRAWKMNQPNTTTADDSKPFKERLSWQAHRGPVNYIVISSYGDMWSCSDGGVIKIWTLDSLEKSLVLKLEEKHMAALLVERSGIDLRSQVTVNGTCSISSSDVKFLLVDTVKAKVWAVQHLSFSLWDAQNKELLKVFNIDGQVENRVDMPPTQGQQVEDTKAKFFSAPKKEKSQGFLQRSRHAIMGAAGAVRRAATRSAGAFAEDTRKVEAIAIAADGSIWTGSMNGVIAQWDGNGSRLREVNHHQQAVLCFCTFGDRIYVGYSSGYIQVLDLGGKLIASWVSHNEPVIKLAAGGGFIFSLATHGGVRGWYVTSPGPLDSLIRTELSQKEMAYARQDSVKILIGTWNVGEGRASRGALVSWLGSAVSDVGIVAIGLQEVDMGAGFLAMSTAKETVGVEGSAVGQWWLDAIGNALDERNTFERMGSRQLAGLLISLWVRKSIRTHVGDLDVAAVPCGFGRAIGNKGGVGLRIRVYDRIMCFVNCHLAAHLEAVTRRNADFNHIYRSMVFSKGQSVYTAAAAGASTSAQALKNNPNTNNSTEEEKSHLASADLVAFFGDFNYRLFGITYDEARDFISHRSFDWLREKDQLRQEMNEGKVFQGMREALITFPPTYKFEKNKPGLGGYDSGEKKRIPAWCDRVIYRDNQSISYTECSLKCPVVSSTIMYEACMDVTESDHKPVRCKLHANIAHTDKSVRRQELGKIVKSNEKLRAMFEELKSVPETSVSTNNILLHSQDTFIFTIRNTSNSSRAIFNIVCKGQTLVREDGEEPDNHSRGTFGLPRWLEVSPGAGIIKPDASLQVKVHHEDSHNSEEFIDGIQQNSLSEESSDKEVTLIIIVQGSCSTRTISHSIKVRHCSSAAKSLSLVHSKTTTMTKNLEGSTRYQTDANRDRRSSRTVKPSKEMHPVIVSSFSFLNSSDIRKGQIALRLFFRVQ is encoded by the exons ATGGATTCGGTAATTATTGAACCAGATGAGCGGGAGGCGTTGGCATCGCTTGTCCCTGCTCATCCTCTTCCTCCCCGTAAGACACATTCCTATGTCGAGCAATGCGAACAGAAGCCGCACCATCCAATCCGCAAATATAGCCTTGATGAGGGCTCTAGATCCGTGACATCGGATTCTGAAGCTGTTTATTTTGATTCCTCTGATGGTGAGTTCTCTACCGAAGGAGTAGCCATCGTCGATGGAAGAACCAGTGGTGAAAGAGGCAACGGGGAGGAATGTGGTTTTGTCACGCCTCCATCGAAACCAGCATCACAGGGCGGTGGAAATGACGGCGGCAGGGAGGATGATATCGAGTCCCTTCCAGAATTCATTGGCGCAGGAGGTGGCCTTGACGTATTCAAGGTGCCGGTGCGTGCCGCGGTGAATCCCGGACGGCCTCCATGTCTCGAGCTCCGACCGCATCCATTAAGAGAGACACAGACGGGAAAGTTTCTGAGAAACATTGCTTGCACAGAAAGTCAGCTATGGGCGGGACAAGAGAACGGCGTGAGGTTCTGGAACTTGGAGGAAGCATACGAGGTCGGTTGTGGCCTTGGCGGGCAGGTACGGCGAGGGGATGAGGATACAGCCCCGTTTCATGAATCTGTTCCGACCTCGCCTGCCTTATGTTTATTGGTTGACCACGGCAATAGGCTTGTGTGGACCGGCCACAAGGATGGCAAAATTAGGGCCTGGAAAATGAATCAGCCCAATACGACTACTGCAGATGATTCAAAGCCTTTCAAGGAACGACTCTCATGGCAAGCTCATCGTGGTCCTGTGAATTATATTGTCATAAGCTCATATG GTGATATGTGGTCATGTTCTGATGGCGGTGTGATAAAGATATGGACTTTGGATTCTTTAGAGAAGTCTCTTGTGCTAAAACTGGAGGAGAAGCATATGGCCGCATTGTTAGTTGAGAGGTCTGGCATTGACCTGAGGAGCCAAGTTACTGTCAATGGTACATGCAGCATTTCTTCGTCAGATGTCAAGTTTTTGTTAGTTGATACAGTAAAAGCTAAAGTTTGGGCTGTGCAACACCTCTCATTCTCACTTTG GGATGCTCAAAATAAAGAGCTTCTGAaagtttttaatattgatGGCCAAGTCGAAAATCGAGTGGACATGCCACCAACACAAGGTCAACAAGTTGAAGACACGAAAGCGAAGTTCTTCTCCGcaccaaaaaaggaaaaatcacAGGGCTTTCTGCAAAGATCGCGCCATGCCATTATGGGAGCTGCAGGAGCTGTTCGTCGAGCTGCCACTAGAAGTGCAGGAGCTTTTGCAGAAGACACTAGGAAAGTAGAAGCTATTGCGATAGCGGCAGATGGATCAATTTGGACTGGAAGCATGAATGGTGTAATTGCTCAGTGGGACGGAAATGGAAGCCGCTTGCGGGAGgtgaatcatcatcagcagGCTGTTCTGTGCTTTTGCACTTTTGGTGATCGAATATATGTGGGTTATTCAAGTGGTTACATTCAGGTCTTGGATCTTGGTGGAAAGCTAATTGCAAGCTGGGTTTCACACAATGAACCTGTGATAAAGCTAGCAGCAGGTGGTGGTTTCATTTTTAGCTTAGCCACTCATGGTGGTGTAAGAGGATGGTATGTGACATCCCCAGGACCTCTTGACAGCTTAATCCGAACAGAATTGTCTCAAAAGGAAATGGCATATGCCCGACAAGACAGTGTTAAAATCTTGATTGGTACCTGGAATGTTGGTGAAGGACGGGCTTCACGCGGAGCGCTTGTGTCTTGGCTGGGTTCTGCTGTTTCAGATGTTGGCATTGTCGCTATTGGCTTGCAAGAGGTGGATATGGGGGCTGGTTTCCTAGCCATGTCCACTGCTAAGGAAACG GTAGGGGTTGAAGGAAGTGCCGTGGGGCAATGGTGGCTTGATGCAATTGGAAATGCACTGGATGAGAGAAATACTTTCGAACGTATGGGTTCAAGGCAGTTGGCTGGACTGCTAATATCTCTTTG GGTGAGGAAGAGTATTAGGACACATGTCGGAGATCTTGATGTCGCAGCAGTTCCATGTGGATTTGGCCGCGCCATAGGGAACAAG GGAGGTGTGGGTTTGAGAATCAGAGTTTATGACCGGATTATGTGCTTTGTGAACTGTCACTTGGCTGCTCACTTGGAGGCAGTTACTCGGAGAAACGCGGATTTTAATCACATATATCGGTCAATGGTCTTCTCCAAAGGACAAAGTGTATATACTGCTGCAGCTG CTGGTGCTTCAACATCTGCTCAAGCGCTAAAGAATAACCCT AATACAAACAACAGCACTGAAGAGGAGAAGTCTCATTTAGCATCAGCAGATCTGGTTGCATTTTTCGGTGACTTCAATTACAGGTTGTTTGGTATTACCTATGATGAAGCGAGGGACTTCATCTCGCACCGATCTTTTGATTGGCTCAGAGAGAAAGACCAACTTAGGCAAGAGATGAATGAGGGAAAAGTGTTCCAAGGAATGCGTGAGGCATTAATCACCTTCCCGCCGACctacaaatttgaaaagaataaacCAGGTCTTGGAG GGTATGATTCAGGGGAGAAAAAGCGAATACCCGCTTGGTGTGACAGAGTTATATATAGAGACAACCAATCAATCTCATATACGGAGTGCAGTTTAAAGTGCCCTGTAGTTTCGTCGACTATAAT GTATGAAGCTTGCATGGATGTGACTGAGAGCGATCACAAACCCGTGCGGTGCAAACTTCATGCTAACATAGCTCACACCGATAAATCTGTGCGAAGACAGGAGCTAGGGAAAATAGTCAAGTCGAATGAGAAACTCAGAGCCATGTTCGAGGAACTAAAATCAGTTCCAGAAACATCAGTGAGCACCAACAACATTCTTCTCCATAGTCAGGACACGTTCATCTTTACAATCAGAAACACTTCAAACTCGAGTAGAGCCATCTTCAACATCGTCTGTAAGGGTCAAACTCTCGTTAGAGAGGATGGAGAGGAACCTGATAATCATTCAAGAGGCACATTTGGTCTCCCTCGCTGGCTTGAG GTTTCTCCAGGAGCTGGGATTATAAAACCAGATGCTTCACTGCAGGTGAAGGTTCATCATGAAGACTCCCACAACTCGGAGGAGTTCATTGATGGCATCCAACAAAACTCATTGTCTGAAGAAAGTTCTGACAAAGAAGTGACCCTGATCATAATCGTTCAGGGAAGCTGCTCGACCAGAACAATAAGCCACTCTATCAAAGTCCGGCACTGCTCCTCCGCAGCCAAATCCCTTAGTCTTGTTCATTCTAAAACAACCACCATGACTAAGAATCTAGAGGGTTCCACTCGTTACCAGACAGATGCTAACCGCG ATCGTAGGAGCAGCAGAACTGTGAAGCCATCAAAAGAAATGCATCCAGTtatagtttcttcattttcattccTTAATTCATCGGATATTAGAAAAGGGCAAATTGCTTTGAGACTGTTCTTCAGGGTACAGTGa